The following nucleotide sequence is from Candidatus Rokuibacteriota bacterium.
AGGTAGTTTCCCTCCGGACCGAAGTGGTTGCAGACCACGTCCAGGAACACCGCCAATCGGCGCGCGTGGCAAGCCTGCACGAACGCCTTGAGCTCCTCGGGCCGACCGTAGCGGCTGTCCGGGGCGAACGGCAAGACGCCGTCGTACCCCCAGTTCCATCGCCCCGGAAAGTCGGCCAGGGGCATCAGCTCGATCGCGGTGATCCCGAGGTCAGCCAGATAATCCAGCCGTCCGCGCGCCGCCTCGAAGGTCCCCTCCGGCGTGAAGGTGCCGACATGGAGCTCGTAGAAGACCATCTCCTCCCACGAGAGCCCCTGCCAGCCCGCGTCGGTCCACTCGAAGCGTTCTGGATCGACGACCTCGCTCGGGCCGTGGACGTCCTCGGGCTGAAAGCGCGACGCAGGGTCCGGCACGAGGAGGGTCCCGTCGACCCGGTACCGGTATCGTGTCCCGTGGCCCGCCTGCTCCGTTATGACGCGAGCCCAACCCTCGCCGTCCAGCGCCATGGGGATCGGAGCCCCGCGGGCGTCCAGACAGAGATCGACGCGCCGGGCCGCCGGCGCCCAGAGCTGAAACCGGATGCCTTCGCCCCGGCGTACCTCCGCGCCGAACGGCATGGCGTGCCCGGCCTTCACCGGCGTTCTCCCTGCCCTCTCTTGCCGTGGTCCCGGCCCCTGGGGGGGCGCAGTGTGGGCCGCGGACGGGGACTCACCCCCTCGCGCCCCGGCCTGCGTCCGCCTCCTTCATGAGGACCGGGAACGGCTTGCTCACCTCGCCCACGTAGATCGACCGGTGCGGGAACGGAATCTCGATCCCCTCCGCATCGAACGCCTTCTTCAGCCGCCGCCGGTACTCGCGCCCGACCGCCCACTGCTGGAGGGGCTGCGTTTTGAAGCGCGCCTTGATGGTGACTTCCGATTCGCCAAAGTTGTCAACGCCGAAAACCTCCATCGGTTCCAGGATCATCGGCGCGTAGGCCGGGTCCTGACGCAGCTCTTCGGCGACCCGCCGCATGACCTCGACGACCCGGTCCGTGTCCTCCTTGTACGCGACCCCGACGTCGATCACGTAGGCGGACCACCCCTTCGTCATGTTGGAAAGCGTGTTGACGGTGCCGTGAGGAAAGACATGGACGACGCCGCGCAGATCCCGCAGCACGACGGTTCGGAACGTGATAGCCTCGACGAGGCCGCCCGTCCCGTTGACGATGGCGACGTCGCCGACGCGCACCTGGTTCTCGAGCACCAGGAAGAACCCGCTGATGACGTCCCGGACGAGGTTCTGCGCGCCGAACCCGACGGCCAGGCCGGCGATCCCGGCACCGGCGAGAATCGGGGTGATGTCGAGCCCGAGCTGAGCGAGCGCGATGACTCCGACCACCGTCCAGATGACCACCAGGCCGAGCGTCCGGATCAGGCCCGTCAGGGTCGTCACCCGCTTGCGCGTCGCGCCCGGGACGGTCTCGGTCGCCTCACCCGCCTTGACCAGCAGGGCCTCCAAGCGGGTCAAGGCGACCCGGACGAAGCGCGCGCCGACGTAGCCGGCGACGACGACCACGGCGATGCGCAATCCGGACTGGGCGATGGACGCCGCGAGCGAGAGCAGGAGCGGGGTGAGCGCTTCCATCGAGAGCCAGGCCATAGATGCCTCCTTTCGCGGATGCGGGATCTCCGGCGACGTTGCCGCCGCGACCGGTTCGGGACCAGTTCGTGGGCGTCAAGCGCACCGCTCGCATTCGATCCTACACGATGGCGTCGCGCCCGGCGAGCCACGCGAGCCCCTTCGGATTCCCCGGCGCCGCCGGCGCGGAGCCCCCCGCCCCCATGATCGACGCGGAGATATAATAGGCGGCAAGGGGGGAACTGGCAGCGTGCCGTACGGCCGACTCCTCGTCCCGCGTTCGCCGGGTGATCCTCAAACTTTTCACGCTGGCCGACCCGCGTCCGACCCGGGGCCGGGCA
It contains:
- a CDS encoding mechanosensitive ion channel family protein — its product is MAWLSMEALTPLLLSLAASIAQSGLRIAVVVVAGYVGARFVRVALTRLEALLVKAGEATETVPGATRKRVTTLTGLIRTLGLVVIWTVVGVIALAQLGLDITPILAGAGIAGLAVGFGAQNLVRDVISGFFLVLENQVRVGDVAIVNGTGGLVEAITFRTVVLRDLRGVVHVFPHGTVNTLSNMTKGWSAYVIDVGVAYKEDTDRVVEVMRRVAEELRQDPAYAPMILEPMEVFGVDNFGESEVTIKARFKTQPLQQWAVGREYRRRLKKAFDAEGIEIPFPHRSIYVGEVSKPFPVLMKEADAGRGARG